One Desmodus rotundus isolate HL8 chromosome 4, HLdesRot8A.1, whole genome shotgun sequence DNA segment encodes these proteins:
- the PTER gene encoding N-acetyltaurine hydrolase, whose translation MSSLSGNVQTVLGLVEPSKLGRTLTHEHLTMTFDCCYYPPPPSHEATSKEPIMMKNLFWIQKNPYSHKENLQLNQETEAIKEELLYFKAKGGGALVENTTTGIGRDVQTLKRLAEETDVHIISGAGFYVDATHSSETRALSVEQLTDVLINEILHGADGTSIKCGVIGEIGCSWPLTESERKVLQATAQAQAQLGCPVIIHPGRNPSAPFQIIRILQEAGIDISKTVMSHLDRTILDKKELLEFAQLGCYLEYDLFGTELLHYQFNPDIDMPDDNKRIRRVRLLVDEGYGDRILMAHDIHTKHRLMKYGGHGYSHILTNVVPKMLLRGMAENALDKILIDNPRRWLTFK comes from the exons ATGTCTTCTTTAAGTGGCAATGTCCAAACAGTCTTGGGCCTAGTGGAGCCAAGCAAACTGGGCCGCACCCTGACCCACGAACATTTGACAATGACCTTTGATTGCTGTTACTATCCACCTCCTCCATCTCACGAAGCTACCTCTAAGGAACCTATTATGATGAAAAATCTGTTTTGGATTCAGAAAAACCCTTATTCCCATAAAGAGAACCTTCAGTTGAATCAGGAAACAGAAGCAATCAAAGAAGAATTGTTGTATTTTAAAGCTAAAGGTGGGGGGGCTTTGGTGGAGAACACGACCACTGGGATCGGCCGCGATGTGCAGACTTTGAAGAGGCTGGCGGAAGAGACTGACGTCCATATCATATCAGGAGCCGGGTTTTATGTGGATGCAACTCACTCTTCAGAGACCAGAGCCCTGTCCGTGGAGCAG CTCACTGATGTCCTCATTAATGAAATTCTTCATGGAGCTGATGGAACCAGCATCAAGTGTGGCGTCATTGGGGAAATCGGTTGCTCCTGGCCTCTGACTGAGAGTGAGAGAAAGGTTCTTCAGGCAACAGCCCAAGCCCAGGCTCAGCTTGGCTGTCCTGTTATCATTCATCCTGGAAGGAATCCAAGTGCACCCTTTCAGATTATCCGAATATTGCAAGAAGCAGGTATAGACATCTCCAAAACGGTTATGTCGCACCTTGATAG GACTATACTTGATAAGAAGGAACTACTGGAGTTTGCTCAACTTGGCTGTTACTTGGAATATGATCTCTTTGGTACTGAACTCCTTCATTACCAATTCAACCCAGATATTGACATGCCCGATGATAATAAAAGAATTAGAAG GGTACGTCTTCTGGTGGATGAGGGCTACGGAGATCGAATTCTGATGGCACATGACATACACACAAAGCACCGGCTGATGAAATACGGAGGTCACGGCTATTCTCACATACTCACCAACGTTGTCCCTAAAATGTTGCTTAGAGGTATGGCTGAGAATGCACTTGATAAGATACTGATAGACAACCCTCGGCGATGGCTAACTTTCAAGTAG
- the C1QL3 gene encoding complement C1q-like protein 3, which yields MVLLLVILIPVLVSSAGTSAHYEMLGTCRMVCDPYGGTKAPSTAATPDRGLMQSLPTFIQGPKGEAGRPGKAGPRGPPGEPGPPGPVGPPGEKGEPGRQGLPGPPGAPGLNAAGAISAATYSTVPKIAFYAGLKRQHEGYEVLKFDDVVTNLGNHYDPTTGKFTCSIPGIYFFTYHVLMRGGDGTSMWADLCKNNQVRASAIAQDADQNYDYASNSVVLHLEPGDEVYIKLDGGKAHGGNNNKYSTFSGFIIYAD from the exons ATGGTGCTGCTTCTGGTCATCCTCATCCCGGTGCTGGTGAGCTCGGCCGGCACGTCGGCGCACTACGAGATGCTAGGCACCTGCCGCATGGTCTGCGACCCCTACGGGGGCACCAAGGCACCCAGCACGGCCGCCACGCCCGACCGCGGCCTCATGCAGTCCCTGCCCACCTTCATCCAGGGCCCCAAAGGCGAGGCCGGCAGGCCCGGGAAGGCAGGCCCGCGTGGGCCCCCAGGTGAGCCTGGGCCACCGGGCCCCGTGGGCCCGCCGGGCGAGAAAGGCGAGCCCGGCCGCCAAGGCCTGCCGGGTCCGCCCGGGGCGCCCGGTCTGAACGCGGCCGGGGCCATCAGCGCGGCCACCTACAGCACGGTGCCCAAGATCGCCTTCTACGCTGGCCTCAAGCGGCAGCACGAAGGCTACGAGGTGCTCAAGTTCGACGACGTAGTCACCAACCTCGGTAACCACTACGATCCCACCACGGGCAAGTTCACCTGCTCTATCCCGGGCATCTACTTCTTCACCTACCACGTCCTGATGCGCGGTGGGGACGGCACCAGCATGTGGGCTGATCTCTGCAAAAACAACCAG GTGCGTGCTAGTGCGATCGCCCAGGATGCTGATCAGAATTACGACTATGCCAGTAACAGTGTGGTCCTTCATTTGGAGCCAGGGGACGAAGTCTACATCAAATTAGATGGTGggaaagcccatggaggaaacaacaacaaatacagcACATTTTCTGGATTTATCATTTATGCTGACTGA